ATCCCCTTGCTCTTCGAAAACAAAGACGAAAACGCTGGCTTGGCCTTCATCTTTCCGATCTCGCCCGGCAACACCAGGGTGACGAGAAAAGCCAACGCCAGACCCGCAGACATCCAGGCCACGGCAGCGTTGAAACTCAGTGCTGTGAGCAACACACCTCCGAGAAAAAATCCAACCCCTTTAAGAGCATTTTTGGAACCGGTGAGAATCGCCACCCATTTGAACAACTGCGTTTCCCCCTTCTGAGCATCATCCGGCGTTTCCGGAACCACTGTTTTGATCGCGCTCTTCGCGCTCATCTTGTTGAGGTCTTTGGCAATTCCGCTGATCGCCTGAGCGACCATCACGTACACCACGCTCAGAAGCTTGGGCCAGGATTCCGCGACGGGAACCAGCATCAACAACGCCAAAATCTGCAGAAGCGTCCCGACCCAGAGGGTGAGCCGCAATCCATAACGCGCTCCGATCCAACCTCCATAGAGATTGGTGAGAACCCCAAAGAACTCATAAAAGAGAAACAGAAAGGCGATCTCGAGTGTGGAGTATCCGAGCTCGTGAAAGTGAAAGACCACCAACATGCGCAAAGCGCCGTCAGTGAGCGTGAACGCCCAGTAGTTGGCGGTCACAATCCCGTACTGCTGCAGAGCGGAGAGCTTCACGCGTCCAGCCCCACCACATAGCTGGTGAGGTCGGCCATCCGGCAGCTGTAGCCCCATTCGTTGTCGTACCAGGCGAACACCTTCAACTGAGTGTCGTCAACGACCATCGTGGAGAGCGCATCAATGATTGAGCTGCGGTTGTCGTTGGTGTAGTCGCAAGACACCAACGGTCGCTCCTCGTAACCCAGGATTCCCTGCAGTGGACCGTCTGCAGCAGCTTTAAAGGCTGCATTCACCTGTTCGACCGTGACGCTCTGCTTGAGCTCAAACACCGCATCAGTCAGGGAACCGTTAAGCAGCGGTACGCGCACGGCGTGACCATTGAGCTTGCCCTTGAGCTCAGGAAAGATCATCGCGATCGCCTTGGCAGAGCCCGTGGTGGTGGGGATCAGTGAGGTGAGGCCGGAGCGGGCCCGGCGCAGATCACTCTTGAACGCATCGATCGGCACCTGGGTGTTGGTGATGTCGTGAATGGTGGTGATCATTCCGTGCTCGATGCCGAAGCTCTCGTGCACCACCTTCACCACCGGCGCGAGGCAATTGGTGGTGCAGGAGGCAGCGGTCACCAACCGGTTCCGATCGGGCTCATAGAGGTGATGGTTGATGCCGTAAACAACGTTGAGAGCTTCGGCGCCGGCGACGACACCCTTCACAGGACAAGCCACCACAACGCGCTTCAGCCCCAACTGATCGAAGTAGGGATTCAAGGTCTCCGGGGTCTTGATCTTGCCGCTGGCCTCGAGCACCATCTCCACACCGCGCTCGGCCCAGGGCACTGCGGTGGGATCTTTCTCGCGCGACCAAGTCAAAGAGGAACCCTCCACAGTGAATCCCTCAGCGCTGCTGCAGATATCTCGGTCCCAGCGGCCATGCACCGAGTCAAACTCCAGAAGATGGGCAGCGGTCGCGGCATCACCGGCGGGGTCATTCACATGAACCAGCTCGATACCGGGGCGTCCCCAGAGCGCTCTGAAGACGAGGCGACCGATTCGCCCGAAGCCATTGATGCCGATCCGCATGGAGGTGTGCCGTGCATTCACCAAATAAATTTGATCAGTCGCGTGCCATCCCGCAAGTGCCTGGATCACACGAAGCGTTTCACCACCACCGCTAACGTTGAGTCATCAGCCGCCTCGCCGATGCCATCCATCGAGGCCACGCAACGTTCTCTCAGTGCACCGCAGGCCTGCAGCCTTCTCAAGGCACTGTCTGACCCCCTGCGCCTCCAGGTTCTCAACCAGCTTTCCACCGGTGAGCGCTGCGTCTGCGACCTCACCAGTTCCCTCTCACTCTCCCAGTCGCGCCTGTCCTTCCACCTCAAGGTGATGAAAGACGCGGGATTACTGAGCGACCGCCAGAGCGGGCGATGGGTGTATTACAGCATTCGGCCACAAGCGCTGAATGCCTTGCAGGGTTGGATCAAAGAGCTCACCCGCTCCTGCGAAACCCCGGCCAGCAACTGCGCCGAATGAGTCCGATGGAGAGCTCCAGTGATGATGCGCGGCTGTTCTTCCCGGCTACGCAACGCAATGTGCATGCGATCGGAGACGTGCTGGCCGACGCCCTCCCTGCCGGTGGACTCATCCTCGAACTGGCGAGCGGATCGGGAGAACACGGCGTTGCCTTCCAACATCGATTTCCCAGGATCACCTGGCAATGCAGCGACCCCGACCCCGACCACTGCCGCAGCATCAGCTCCTGGATTGCTCACGCGGGGCTGACGTCTGCCATGCCACAACCTCTGGCTTTGGATGTCTGTGAACCCGACTGGGTGGGTGGTCTGCCAACAGCACCAGCCATGGTTGTGGCCGTGAACCTTCTGCATATTTCTCCATGGGAATGCACGCAGGCCCTCATGCAGGGCTCAGCTCGTCACCTGCCTCCCGGCGGTCGACTTTTGATCTACGGGCCATTTCGCGCTGAAGGGAAGCATGTGAGCGAAAGCAACCAACTTTTCGACACGTCGCTGAAGGAACGCGATTCCAGCTGGGGGGTGCGCGATCAAGAGGCAGTCATCAAGGAAGCCCAAGGAGCAGGACTGTCTCTTCAAGACATTCGCTTGATGCCATCAAACAACAGGATCATCCTTTTCGAGCGCTAAACATCGGAGCTTTGGATGGAAAGCACACTGATCCAGGGCTTGGGCTTTGTACTCGTCGTGCTGGCCTGCACGGCCAATGATTCCCTCCAGACCCTCGGGACATTCCTGGTCAGCAATCGGGGACGAACACCGCTCTGGTTGCAAGTGCTCTGGATCTGCTTGGCAACGGCAGCAATCCTGATTTTCGGATGGATCCGATATCACGGCGATCCGGCCTGGGATCGCTTGGGACCATTCCCTCCACCGGAGGCATTCAGCTGATTTTATCTATTCCCACCGCTAACGATTGCAGTTTTGACCTGGTGGGGAGCTCCGATCGGAACCTCGATTCTGGTGCTGTCTGCGTTTGCACCGATGCAAACAACTGCGCTGGTGAAGACATCAGCACTGGGGTATCTGCTCGCCCTGGTGATCAGCTTGCTTCTCTATGGGCTGGGGCTCTGGCTGCTGGAAAAACGGTTCAGCCGCAGCACTGAACCATCTTCAACTGCGCTGCCGGAACGGTGGCTGATCCTGCAGTGGTTCAGCACAGCTTGGCTGTGGTGTCAGTGGATGATTCAAAACGCCGCCAGCCTGTATGTGTACCTGCCGAGGCAACTGAGCTTTGAGGAACTCTTTTTAAGCATTGCCGTGATCTGCGCGGCCCTCGCCCTGATCTTTGCCTGGGGAGGTGGACCCATCCAAACCATCATTCGCCGCAAGATCAACATCCACGACATCCGATCCGCAACATTGATCGACCTTGTATTCGGAATGATTTTGTTCACCAGGGCACTCAGCATGTCGATGATTCCCCTCAGCACCACCTGGGTGTTCCTTGGCTTACTGGCCGGTCGGGAGCTGGCGCTGGTGGCAAGACTGCATCAATCGTCGCCTGGGCAAGCCATCAAGCAGCTGGCGAAAGATCTGTTCAAAGCCAGCGTCGGCGTTGGCGTGAGTCTGGCTGTGGCGTCGTCTCTGCAACTGGTCCTGATGTAGGCCTCATTGCCTAGGGGACCGGAACCACCAGCGCTCTCAAACAATCCACCAAACCCCCCCGGAGTATCCATCAAGCAACCCCAGAGTCACCGTTGAGTTGCCCTGCAGCCACTCCGAGCTAAGATCAGATCATTCAGCCGTCCCGATGCATGGCCGTCCCCCGGGAAAACCAGGTGAAGCTGACGGTCTCCGTTCCGCCGAGCCTTCATGTCTTGTTGCGCAGCTGGGCTCTCTGCGAGGGGCGAGAACTCACCAGTGTTGTTTTGCAGTGCGTTGAATTGTCGGTACGCCAACTGAAAAGCAACGGGTCCATCCCTGCTGGTGCGATCCGCAATTACGAGATGGCGTGCGAAGAGCGCCTCACCGCCGGAGGAGCGCTGTCATGACTTTGAAGCAAGCCACCCTTGAGCAGGCCTTGTTGGCCCCGTGCATGGAGGCGGTGATCGCCGTGACCGAGCGGTATCAGTTTCTGGAGGATCACCAGGGTGCACGCGTTTTCACCGCTTACCGAGAGATCGACCACGTGATCAAGCTCGGCTTCAGTGAAGACCTCCAGGGACAAACCCTCGACCTGGAGAATCGCGGATTTCAAATACTGGAAGCGCGGGAGGGAACCCGACGGGAACATCGCCTGCTGATGCTCACTTTGAAGGAAATCGGCTACGCGCCCCACTACAACAATGAGTACTTCCAGGCTTCAAAAGGACTGCTACGCCATCTCAGAAATCTGGGATGGCCCCTCGGCGAGCTTGCTCAACTGCTCAAGAGCCAACGCACGCATTAATCACGCCGACGACGGCGGATTCCGCGACCGATGAAATCACAATCCAAGGGGGACAATTCACCGGTTCGGCAAGCTTGATCCAGCACGGCCTGCCGCTGCGATGGAGTCTGGGCATCGTGCTTTTCAAGAACATCCCTCACCGCGGGTGTGATCAGGCGCTGGCGCTGAAGCTCATCCAAGCTTTGGGCCCACGCAATCGCGCTCCAACCATGAGCGTCAGTACTGATCAGCACCCCCACCATCAGCAGCAGCCAGCGCAAGCGCATCAGCATCTCGCCACGGGTCAGAAGGTCTCTCCGATGCCTGGACCGTACCAACCGTCTGGCCAGAAATCATCGTCGTAATCCACACTCCACTGATTCTTGGGAATCGGTCCCGATGACGGTTGGGTGCCATCCAGGCAGCCATCCGCCGTGGTGAAACCACTGGAAAACGCTTCACAGGTCACAGGGTCCTGCTGCGCCAGGGCTGGCATCACCTGAAGAGCGGCGGCCAAAACCACAACGACCATGCGCATGCCCGATCTCATCACTGCTGCGATTCTGATAGGCATCAGGTCCAGGTGAGTTGTGTTTGCAACTCCAGACCTGCCCAACGCTGGAGGGCACCCCACGACCGAACCCGCTGCTCGATCCAGTGATGACCGGCACTGTTGAGGTGGATCCCGTCGGGCTCAATCCAGCCAAGCCAACCCGGCTCTGCCAGCATGGCCGCGTGGAGAGGCAAAAAAGGAACATCCACCTCGAGACAGGCCTCTTCAATCTGAGCTTCATGCACAGCGATGTCGTGGTTGCTGTACCAGAGGCAGTCGGCAAACGGCATCACCTGTTCATCCACCGGCGACAGGCCAAGCACAAACACCTGGGTTCGCGCTGTCATGGCGTGAAGCAACTGTTCGTATCCGAAGCGCAAAGCCTGAGCATCGAGCGGCTGCCTTCCGTCGGCACGACCAACCCTGGCTGAATCGTTGAGCCCCACGGCCACCAGCAAAGCCTTCGGCTGTTGGCGACGCAGCTCACCACGACAGGCCCACTCCGCTTCCCATCGTTGCGACACCGACTCCAGACCGTCGCCGCGAATCCCCAGTGGGTAGATCACCGGTGCATCGGGCAGCGCCATCCAGGCACGCCGTAAGCGCTCGCACCAGCCGCCACCCTCGGTGTCTCCCCAGCCGACCACGCCACTGTCACCAATCACCACCAGTTGACGCGGATGGCGCATGGATTCCGTCGCTCATATCGGGTGATCAGCTTTGCAGCCAGCGGGTCCGGCATTGATCGCTGAACCACTCCCCGAGCAGGGTGATCAGGGCATAAGCCCCAATCAACACCACAACAGCATCCCAGTGAAAGGAGCTGAGCGATTCCAGCAACTGCCAACCCAGTCCACTGCCACCGATCAGGCCCACCACAACGGTCTCCCGCAGAATCACATCCGTGCGATAGGCCCCATAAGCCAGATACCCAGGGCTGCGCGGCGTGAACAGGCCGTAGAGCCAGCCGAGCCGTGCTGACGCTCCAGAGGTGGCCATGGCCTGTTGTTGATCAACAGACTGCTGCTCCAGTTCTTCGCGCAACAGGCGTCCCATCACCCCGCCGTTGTGCAATCCAAGCGCCAGCGCACCGATCGCAAGGGTTGGACGGTTGCTGAGCAGCAGAAGCAACACAGTGAGCGGTGGGGGGATGAGACGCAGCAGCGCCCAAACAGGATTGAGAGCCACCTGCCAAAACCGCGAGGGGGCCAGCAACATCGCCAGTGGAGGGAGACCAATCGCAATCCCAGCAGCCAGCACGGTGAGCAGGAGCGTCTCAACAATCAGCGGCAACCAGGGAATCTCCGCAGCTGCTTGCGTGAGACCGCGCCAGTCCGGCAGCGCCAGTCCTTGCCAGACGACAGTGCCGGAATCCGGGAGCAGCACCTGCAGCCAGAGGCGTCCTGCGATCCCCGCCGCAATGGTTCCCGCAAGGAAGAGACACAGGCGTCGCTGGCCAGCCTGGGCCTTGCGAGTTTGACGTCGCCAAAGCGTGAGCAGCAGCTCGAGAGCAACACTGAGGAGTCCAAGCATCCACAGCCCACTCCAGAGCTCTCTGAACTGAAGCGACTGCAGGCTGAGCTGCAGATCAGTGCCCAGGCCTCCCAGACCAAAAACGCCCAAAAGCGTGGCACTGCGCAAGGCACACTCCAGGCGGTAGCCGCCATAACTCATCAACACGGTGCCCATCGCGGGAGACAGTGCCGTGAAACAGGCTGCCAAGGGGGGGGCACCACCCTGCAACAGAGCCTGAAGCCTGGATGGATCGAGCGCCTCCAGCTGATCACGCCACACGCGAGCCACCAGGGCCGCATAGGGAATCGTGATCGCTGCGACCGCCACCGAAGGATGCAAGCCAAGAACCTGCAGGAGCAGCAGTCCCCAGATCAGTTCATGCACCGATCGAGGCAGGGCCAGGGTGCGACGAAGAATCATTGCTGGCCAGGTTGGCCAATTCCACGTTTGCAACAGCCGTTCTGAGGCACAACACCCAAGCAGCACCCCAAGAACCAAGCTGAGGCTCCAGCCAGCCAGAGCCATCGCCAGCGTGACCTGCAGCGCACTGAACAGAGCTGTGAGCAGCGCTGGGTCCAGGGATGGATGCACTGCTGCCGCGAGAAATGTCAACAAGATCTCCACGCCGCCGGCATGAAGTCCGGCGACAACGGTGATCAACACCGGCAGCAAGGCCAGAGCTGGCAGCAGTGCGAGCGCGGGTGCACTGGGTCGGGCCAACGCCATCACAGTGCGTAGAGATCCTCAAGTTCTGCAGGCGTCACAGCGGTCGCTGGAGCGTCGATGCGCAAACGTCCTTCGCGCAGGGCGAGGACTCGATCAAAACGATGGATCAAATCCGGGCGATGTAGCGACACCACCACCGCTTCCGCACCATGGATCAGGGAACCATCGGCGTTCTTTTCCAGAATGCGATCGAGCACTTCAGCGGCAATGGCTGGGTCCAGGCTGGCCAAGGGCTCATCAGCCAAAAGCAGAGACGGTTGTTGCCGGAACAATCGGGCCAAAGCAACCCGTTGCCGTTGACCACCCGACAGCTGCTGAACGGGGCGGTCAAGACCTTCGGGACCCAGAACCTGAGGATCCAATCCAGCCTGACGCAAGCACTGCAGACAAGGCGCTGCGCCGATGGTGAACAGAAGATTCGCCAGCGCCCAGGGCAGTCCATGCCGGCCCAGCACGCCGG
The sequence above is a segment of the Synechococcus sp. PROS-7-1 genome. Coding sequences within it:
- a CDS encoding ArsJ-associated glyceraldehyde-3-phosphate dehydrogenase, whose protein sequence is MRIGINGFGRIGRLVFRALWGRPGIELVHVNDPAGDAATAAHLLEFDSVHGRWDRDICSSAEGFTVEGSSLTWSREKDPTAVPWAERGVEMVLEASGKIKTPETLNPYFDQLGLKRVVVACPVKGVVAGAEALNVVYGINHHLYEPDRNRLVTAASCTTNCLAPVVKVVHESFGIEHGMITTIHDITNTQVPIDAFKSDLRRARSGLTSLIPTTTGSAKAIAMIFPELKGKLNGHAVRVPLLNGSLTDAVFELKQSVTVEQVNAAFKAAADGPLQGILGYEERPLVSCDYTNDNRSSIIDALSTMVVDDTQLKVFAWYDNEWGYSCRMADLTSYVVGLDA
- a CDS encoding helix-turn-helix transcriptional regulator, with amino-acid sequence MPSIEATQRSLSAPQACSLLKALSDPLRLQVLNQLSTGERCVCDLTSSLSLSQSRLSFHLKVMKDAGLLSDRQSGRWVYYSIRPQALNALQGWIKELTRSCETPASNCAE
- a CDS encoding ABC transporter permease, with amino-acid sequence MALARPSAPALALLPALALLPVLITVVAGLHAGGVEILLTFLAAAVHPSLDPALLTALFSALQVTLAMALAGWSLSLVLGVLLGCCASERLLQTWNWPTWPAMILRRTLALPRSVHELIWGLLLLQVLGLHPSVAVAAITIPYAALVARVWRDQLEALDPSRLQALLQGGAPPLAACFTALSPAMGTVLMSYGGYRLECALRSATLLGVFGLGGLGTDLQLSLQSLQFRELWSGLWMLGLLSVALELLLTLWRRQTRKAQAGQRRLCLFLAGTIAAGIAGRLWLQVLLPDSGTVVWQGLALPDWRGLTQAAAEIPWLPLIVETLLLTVLAAGIAIGLPPLAMLLAPSRFWQVALNPVWALLRLIPPPLTVLLLLLSNRPTLAIGALALGLHNGGVMGRLLREELEQQSVDQQQAMATSGASARLGWLYGLFTPRSPGYLAYGAYRTDVILRETVVVGLIGGSGLGWQLLESLSSFHWDAVVVLIGAYALITLLGEWFSDQCRTRWLQS
- a CDS encoding DUF938 domain-containing protein, whose protein sequence is MESSSDDARLFFPATQRNVHAIGDVLADALPAGGLILELASGSGEHGVAFQHRFPRITWQCSDPDPDHCRSISSWIAHAGLTSAMPQPLALDVCEPDWVGGLPTAPAMVVAVNLLHISPWECTQALMQGSARHLPPGGRLLIYGPFRAEGKHVSESNQLFDTSLKERDSSWGVRDQEAVIKEAQGAGLSLQDIRLMPSNNRIILFER
- a CDS encoding phosphonate ABC transporter ATP-binding protein produces the protein MSSLLQLEQVRLAGSQRDRLISLSLRIHRGERVALLGPSGAGKSSLISVINGSLTPHQGTVLWRGKSLRQRTRRQRCEIGTLWQDLRLIEELSVGQNINAGVLGRHGLPWALANLLFTIGAAPCLQCLRQAGLDPQVLGPEGLDRPVQQLSGGQRQRVALARLFRQQPSLLLADEPLASLDPAIAAEVLDRILEKNADGSLIHGAEAVVVSLHRPDLIHRFDRVLALREGRLRIDAPATAVTPAELEDLYAL
- a CDS encoding GDSL-type esterase/lipase family protein → MRHPRQLVVIGDSGVVGWGDTEGGGWCERLRRAWMALPDAPVIYPLGIRGDGLESVSQRWEAEWACRGELRRQQPKALLVAVGLNDSARVGRADGRQPLDAQALRFGYEQLLHAMTARTQVFVLGLSPVDEQVMPFADCLWYSNHDIAVHEAQIEEACLEVDVPFLPLHAAMLAEPGWLGWIEPDGIHLNSAGHHWIEQRVRSWGALQRWAGLELQTQLTWT
- the arsJ gene encoding organoarsenical effux MFS transporter ArsJ, yielding MKLSALQQYGIVTANYWAFTLTDGALRMLVVFHFHELGYSTLEIAFLFLFYEFFGVLTNLYGGWIGARYGLRLTLWVGTLLQILALLMLVPVAESWPKLLSVVYVMVAQAISGIAKDLNKMSAKSAIKTVVPETPDDAQKGETQLFKWVAILTGSKNALKGVGFFLGGVLLTALSFNAAVAWMSAGLALAFLVTLVLPGEIGKMKAKPAFSSLFSKSKGINVLSAARFFLFGARDVWFVVALPVFLEASLGWGFWEIGGFLGLWVIGYGIVQGTAPGLRRLWGQRESPGASAVQFWSAVLTAIPALIAIALLREVDVTVAIVGGLAAFGVVFAMNSSIHSYMVLAYTDAESVSLNVGFYYMANAAGRLVGTLLSGAVFLIGGTPTSGMQACLWTSSLLVLLSWLTSLRLPAVRRSAA
- a CDS encoding DUF2878 family protein translates to MESTLIQGLGFVLVVLACTANDSLQTLGTFLVSNRGRTPLWLQVLWICLATAAILIFGWIRYHGDPAWDRLGPFPPPEAFS